Part of the Armatimonadota bacterium genome, CCCCTGGATTTCTTCGAGGCGCGCGAAGTTGGCCGCCAGGACGCCGGCGACATGCCCGCCGACATGGCGCATCCCCAGGGCGTACAGCAGGCGGTCGAGCGGGCGCCGCTTGCTGCCCGCGATGGCGGCGATGACGTTGGCCGCCGACTTGTCCGCCATGCGCTCGAGGCCGACCAACTGCTCGTCGGTCACGAAGTAGAGGTCCGCCGGGTCGCGAACGAGGCCGCCCTCGACCAACTGTTCCACCAGCGCCGGCCCCAGGCCCTCGAGGTCCATGCCGCCGCGCGAGGCGAAGTGCAGGATGCGTTCCTTGACCTGCGCGGGACAGGCGATGCCGGTGCAGCGGGTCACCGCTTCGCCTGGCAGGCGCTCGGCCTCGGCGCCGCATACCGGGCAGCGCGCCGGCATGTGGAACGCTTGCTCCTTGCCGGTGCGCTTGGCGGTGACGACCGATACCACCTCGGGGATGACCTCCCCCGCCTTGTGGATGATGACGGTGTCGCCGATGCGGACGTCCTTGCGCCGCACCTCGTCCTCGTTGTGCAGGGTGGCCCGACTGACCGTTGACCCGCTGATGGTAACCGGATCCATCATCGCCACCGGCGTCATCGCCCCCGTGCGCCCGACGGAGACGATGATGTCGCGCACGACCGTTGTCGCCTGCTCGGGCGCATACTTGTAGGCAATCGCCCAGCGCGGGCTGCGCGCGACGTGGCCCAGGCGCTCCTGCAGCGCGATGGAGTTGACCTTGGCGACGACGCCGTCAATGTCATAGGGCAAGTCGTGGCGGTTGTCGCTCCACGCGTCACAGAACGCGATGACCTGCTCGATGTCTTTGCACACCTCGGCCTCCGGGCTGGCCCGGAATCCGCAGGCGCGCAGAAACTGCAGTCCCTCGGAATGGGTGTCAAGTCGCTTGCTCCCGGCCCCCAGGCCGTAGGCGATCAGGTCGAGCTTGCGGCTGGCGGTGATGCGGCTGTCGAGCTGGCGCACGGAGCCGGCGGCGGCGTTGCGGGGATTGGCGAACGCCGGCTCCCGCGCCGCCTCGCGCTCGCGGTTGATGCGCTCAAACTCCTCGCGCGAGAGATAGACCTCGCCGCGAACCTCCAGTAGCGCCGGCGGAGATGCTTGGTCGAGCAGCCGCAGCGGTATGGTCCTGACGGTGCGCAAGGTCTGGGTGATATCCTCGCCGCGCACGCCGTCGCCCCGGGTCGCGCCGACGCCCAGCACGCCGTTCTCGTAGGTGAGGCTGACCGCCAGTCCGTCCACCTTGAGCTCCGCAACATACTCGATCGCAGCCGTCTCCGGCAGCTCCAGCATGCGCTTGACGCGGCCATCGAAGGCGGTCAGCTCGTCGGCGCTGAAGGCGTTGCCGAGGCTGAGCATGGGGGTGGGATGCTCGACCGCACCGAATTCCTCGGCGGGCTGGGCGCCGACGCGCTGGGTCGGCGAGTCGGGCGTGATCAGCTCCGGGTGCGCGGTCTCCAGCTCCTCCAACTCGCGCAACCGGCGGTCGTACTCGGCGTCGGAGATCTCCGGCTGATCGAGGACGTAGTAGCGGTAGCTGTGATAGGTCAGCTCGCGGCGCAGCTCGGCCGCGCGCGCGGCGGGGTCCTGTTCTTTGCGCTTGCCCGGCACGGTTCAGGCCTCCGGCTACACATAGTTCGTCGGCCGGGGCCGGAATCCTACGTAGCCGTGGGGCTCAGGTTGGGGGCCGAGGCCTCGACAAGTGGCTAAGTCCGACCCTTCGGACCGCCATGGC contains:
- the ligA gene encoding NAD-dependent DNA ligase LigA — translated: MPGKRKEQDPAARAAELRRELTYHSYRYYVLDQPEISDAEYDRRLRELEELETAHPELITPDSPTQRVGAQPAEEFGAVEHPTPMLSLGNAFSADELTAFDGRVKRMLELPETAAIEYVAELKVDGLAVSLTYENGVLGVGATRGDGVRGEDITQTLRTVRTIPLRLLDQASPPALLEVRGEVYLSREEFERINREREAAREPAFANPRNAAAGSVRQLDSRITASRKLDLIAYGLGAGSKRLDTHSEGLQFLRACGFRASPEAEVCKDIEQVIAFCDAWSDNRHDLPYDIDGVVAKVNSIALQERLGHVARSPRWAIAYKYAPEQATTVVRDIIVSVGRTGAMTPVAMMDPVTISGSTVSRATLHNEDEVRRKDVRIGDTVIIHKAGEVIPEVVSVVTAKRTGKEQAFHMPARCPVCGAEAERLPGEAVTRCTGIACPAQVKERILHFASRGGMDLEGLGPALVEQLVEGGLVRDPADLYFVTDEQLVGLERMADKSAANVIAAIAGSKRRPLDRLLYALGMRHVGGHVAGVLAANFARLEEIQG